Proteins encoded together in one Procambarus clarkii isolate CNS0578487 chromosome 11, FALCON_Pclarkii_2.0, whole genome shotgun sequence window:
- the LOC138363573 gene encoding uncharacterized protein gives MKRKHVLRTMPLFMQAELTANVMALRSLKRNTNGAVICTDSKAALRRLSKNRAENLTIVAEIKRAVRVLINQERVVKFLWIPSHVGIFGNERADVLAAEGDHIEYFIPKTLLEISGIVRQNHKKVTEERRIEALTSESV, from the coding sequence atgaagagaaagcacgtactgagaactatgcctctttttatgcaagcggagctaactgccaatgttatggcgttaagatcccttaaacgaaacactaatggtgcagtgatctgcactgactcaAAAGCAGCGCTACGAAGGCTAAGTAAAAATCGTGCCGAAAATCTTACGATAGTCGCAGAAATTAAGAGAGCCGTTAGGGTACTAATCAACCAggaaagagtcgtcaagtttctgtggatcccctcccatgttggaatatttgggaatgaaagagcagatgtgctggctgctgaaggagatcatattgaatacttcatacccaagactctgctaGAAATTAGTGGTATTGTCAGGCAAAATCATAAGaaagtaactgaggaaaggaggatagaagcactaaccagtgaatctgtatga
- the LOC138363574 gene encoding platelet glycoprotein Ib alpha chain-like, translated as MFPARQTPSSSTEPASTGAQHATAAANPPFDTVEEEDSPADNVPATSTKITIDVLRTAETPTDPSTPAVVTPTTPQPSPRPATTQPLSNTASAFDSSDEDTSVGTPVPSSAVV; from the coding sequence ATGTTTCCTGCGAGGCAGACGCCTTCATCATCAACGGAACCTGCCTCGACAGGTGCACAGCATGCAACAGCTGCTGCTAACCCTCCATTTGACACAGTGGAGGAAGAAGATTCGCCAGCTGACAATGTTCCTGCCACTTCCACGAAAATTACTATCGATGTTCTACGAACGGCGGAAACGCCCACTGATCCTTCTACTCCAGCTGTAGTTACACCTACCACTCCTCAACCCTCTCCACGACCTGCTACTACTCAACCATTAAGTAACACCGCCTCAGCTTTTGACTCGTCAGACGAAGATACCTCAGTTGGAACACCAGTCCCCTCCTCAGCTGTAGTTTAA